One genomic region from Stackebrandtia nassauensis DSM 44728 encodes:
- a CDS encoding ABC transporter permease subunit: MFDGYESLLTTIALTGILAYSFHIVLMSGQLSLGQAGFASLGAYTSALVVPETPLFGSLSPAIVGIPVGAAVGAAAAVLLGLPVLRLRGVFLAIATIAFAEVVRIYMVNASWTGGPEGMYLDKWVTPELAWLALILVAYTVWRLGPSRMGRALAAVREDEVAAGAMGINVSRARMAAFTASGALAGMYGSLFAFFARGIEPGDFNFTMMLDGLVTAIVGGFLVFFGPIMGSGFLNLLPELQRATGLEAGWMHPFVTGALLLLVILFLPGGLSSLLTWIRPRTKPLGSAGAAPPVLPPLPAAGIPILELSGLGKDYGGVHAVRGVDLTVRSGEILGVIGPNGAGKTTLVNMISGLTAPTSGTGEVLGVRLGNRMRPHRLAGAGVSRTFQHSKLFGRLSVLDNALIGTHVVCRPTFLRRLLWLPSARADERRAVAQAMTQLERVGLDDKSHLAADELSYGDQRRLEIARALASHPSLLILDEPAAGMNHVEASDLSKAIRSVADEGITVILIEHNVRMVIDTCTRVAVLNFGEVLAVGDPVAVAADPEVIGAYLGAEDPEDTHVR; the protein is encoded by the coding sequence ATGTTCGACGGTTATGAATCCCTGCTCACCACCATCGCCCTGACCGGCATCCTCGCCTACTCGTTCCACATCGTCCTCATGAGCGGACAACTGAGCCTCGGCCAGGCCGGGTTCGCCTCGCTGGGGGCCTACACCTCCGCGCTCGTCGTCCCCGAGACCCCGTTGTTCGGGTCGCTGTCGCCCGCCATCGTCGGCATCCCCGTGGGAGCCGCCGTCGGCGCCGCCGCCGCCGTCCTGTTGGGACTGCCGGTGCTGCGGCTGCGCGGCGTGTTCCTGGCCATCGCCACCATCGCCTTCGCCGAGGTGGTGCGCATCTACATGGTCAACGCCTCGTGGACCGGCGGACCCGAGGGCATGTACCTGGACAAGTGGGTGACCCCGGAGCTGGCCTGGCTGGCGCTGATCCTGGTGGCCTACACCGTGTGGCGGCTGGGACCGTCCCGGATGGGCCGGGCGCTGGCCGCCGTGCGCGAGGACGAGGTCGCCGCCGGGGCGATGGGCATCAACGTGTCCCGGGCCCGGATGGCGGCCTTCACCGCCTCGGGCGCGCTGGCGGGCATGTACGGCTCACTGTTCGCGTTCTTCGCCCGGGGCATCGAACCCGGCGACTTCAACTTCACCATGATGCTCGACGGCCTGGTCACCGCCATCGTCGGCGGTTTCCTGGTGTTCTTCGGGCCCATCATGGGCAGTGGTTTCCTGAACCTGCTCCCCGAACTGCAACGGGCCACCGGACTGGAAGCCGGGTGGATGCACCCCTTCGTCACCGGCGCGTTGCTGCTGCTGGTCATCCTGTTCCTGCCCGGCGGACTGTCCAGTCTGCTCACCTGGATCAGGCCACGGACGAAACCGCTCGGCTCGGCCGGCGCCGCCCCGCCGGTACTGCCGCCGCTGCCCGCCGCCGGGATCCCGATCCTGGAGTTGTCCGGCCTGGGCAAGGACTACGGCGGCGTGCACGCCGTGCGCGGCGTCGACCTGACGGTGCGCAGTGGCGAGATCCTCGGCGTCATCGGCCCCAACGGCGCCGGAAAGACCACATTGGTCAACATGATCAGCGGCCTGACCGCGCCGACCAGCGGCACCGGGGAGGTGCTGGGCGTACGACTGGGCAACCGGATGCGACCGCACCGCCTCGCCGGGGCCGGGGTGAGCCGCACCTTCCAGCACTCCAAACTGTTCGGCCGACTGTCGGTGCTGGACAACGCCTTGATCGGCACCCACGTGGTCTGCCGTCCCACGTTCCTGCGACGGCTGCTGTGGCTGCCCTCGGCGCGGGCCGACGAACGCCGGGCCGTCGCGCAGGCGATGACGCAGCTGGAACGGGTCGGGCTGGACGACAAGTCGCACCTGGCCGCCGACGAACTGTCCTATGGCGACCAGCGGCGGCTGGAGATCGCGCGGGCGCTGGCCTCGCATCCCAGTCTGCTGATCCTGGACGAGCCCGCCGCCGGGATGAACCACGTCGAGGCCTCCGACCTGTCCAAGGCGATCCGCTCGGTGGCCGACGAGGGCATCACCGTGATCCTGATCGAGCACAACGTCCGCATGGTCATCGACACCTGCACCAGGGTGGCGGTGCTCAACTTCGGTGAGGTGCTGGCGGTGGGCGATCCGGTGGCCGTCGCGGCCGATCCCGAGGTGATCGGCGCCTACCTCGGCGCGGAGGATCCGGAGGACACCCATGTCCGATGA
- a CDS encoding roadblock/LC7 domain-containing protein encodes MYNGEDLNFLLNDFVTRVPHVTHVIAVSADGLLVARDDALPQEQGERLSAIASGLVSLLAGAARSLQADPVISNLTQTQEGFMFSMSAPGGASLLALSDKSCDIGQVGHELATLINQVGDSLTSPARFGRG; translated from the coding sequence GTGTACAACGGTGAAGACCTGAACTTCCTGCTCAACGACTTCGTCACCCGGGTCCCGCATGTCACCCACGTCATCGCGGTGTCCGCCGACGGGCTGCTGGTCGCCCGCGACGACGCGCTGCCGCAGGAACAGGGCGAGCGGCTGTCCGCGATCGCCTCGGGACTGGTGAGTCTGCTGGCCGGGGCGGCGCGGTCGTTGCAGGCCGACCCGGTCATCAGCAACCTGACCCAGACCCAGGAGGGGTTCATGTTCTCGATGTCGGCGCCGGGCGGCGCCAGCCTGCTCGCCCTGTCCGACAAGAGCTGCGACATCGGCCAGGTGGGGCACGAACTGGCCACCCTCATCAACCAGGTGGGGGACTCGCTGACCTCGCCCGCGCGCTTCGGTCGCGGGTGA
- a CDS encoding DUF4180 domain-containing protein codes for MTAMVTRQNGTTVLKLPADGPQLREVEDFVDLLGEAMANEADLVVIPADRIADKFFQLRSGLAGEVTQKFVNYRTRLVIIGDISTHTADSSALAAFVAESNRGDQLWFLPDRATLDDRLADGD; via the coding sequence ATGACAGCAATGGTGACCAGGCAGAACGGTACGACGGTTCTCAAGCTGCCCGCTGACGGCCCGCAGCTGCGCGAGGTCGAGGACTTCGTGGACCTGCTCGGCGAGGCCATGGCCAACGAGGCCGATCTGGTCGTGATCCCGGCCGACAGGATCGCCGACAAGTTCTTCCAGCTGCGCAGCGGCCTGGCCGGTGAGGTCACCCAGAAGTTCGTGAATTACCGCACCCGGCTGGTGATCATCGGCGACATCAGCACCCACACCGCCGACAGCTCGGCGCTGGCGGCCTTCGTCGCCGAGTCGAACCGGGGCGATCAGCTGTGGTTCCTGCCCGACCGCGCGACCCTGGACGACCGGCTCGCGGACGGGGACTGA
- a CDS encoding serine hydrolase domain-containing protein — MKRIVIAVAAAALLVTPGVAAAKPHSGLDERSVDAFVGEYLENAGVKGVTVAVTKGTDVVVAKGYGTDSTGAELTGEAPMPIASLSKSFTALAVMRLSEQGKVDLDAPVREYLSEFTMDDPRAKRITVRQLLNQTSGMSDGTFSEKVEAQPSDLAGSVSRLADAELATAPGKSWNYHNPNFHVAARLVEKVSGEPFGEYLDTEVFAPLGMTKTSTVDVTDDAKLPRGHFAAYGQRAAAEPHRFVNGSDGIISTAEDMANWLAVNNGDGGELVSAKGFAELHEPSDPRGRYALGWNVGKRDGATVLDHGGVWFTYTARQLVIPETGYGFAVMANTGMSMAADVPYDLTEGLMALSEGDQPSTTDSPQSTNDLVLGLLTLAAIGWAAWRWYRSGVWARRRVDRPLWRNVLAGSRALFPALVLLSYPWLAGLVAAGRTATWTEHLYVWFPMLVWLSIATLGGLLVTGVRAVRLVRLRRSRATT, encoded by the coding sequence ATGAAACGCATCGTGATCGCGGTCGCCGCGGCGGCCCTGTTGGTCACCCCGGGGGTGGCCGCGGCGAAACCCCACAGCGGACTCGACGAGCGAAGCGTCGACGCGTTCGTCGGCGAATACCTGGAGAACGCGGGCGTCAAGGGCGTCACCGTCGCGGTGACCAAGGGCACCGACGTCGTCGTGGCCAAGGGCTACGGCACCGACTCGACCGGCGCTGAACTGACCGGCGAGGCCCCGATGCCCATCGCGTCGCTGAGCAAGTCGTTCACCGCGCTGGCGGTGATGCGGCTGAGCGAACAGGGCAAGGTCGACCTGGACGCGCCGGTACGCGAGTACCTGAGTGAGTTCACGATGGACGATCCCCGGGCGAAGCGGATCACCGTGCGGCAGTTGCTGAACCAGACCTCCGGCATGTCCGACGGGACGTTCTCCGAGAAGGTGGAGGCGCAACCGTCGGACCTGGCGGGTTCGGTGTCGCGGCTGGCCGACGCGGAACTGGCCACCGCGCCCGGGAAGTCGTGGAACTACCACAATCCGAACTTCCACGTGGCGGCCCGGCTGGTGGAGAAGGTCAGTGGCGAACCGTTCGGCGAGTACCTGGACACGGAAGTGTTCGCGCCGTTGGGGATGACCAAGACCAGCACGGTCGACGTCACCGACGACGCGAAGCTGCCGCGCGGGCACTTCGCCGCCTACGGGCAGCGGGCCGCCGCCGAGCCGCACCGGTTCGTCAACGGCTCGGACGGGATCATCTCCACCGCCGAGGACATGGCGAACTGGCTCGCCGTCAACAACGGCGACGGCGGGGAACTGGTGTCCGCCAAGGGGTTTGCCGAACTGCACGAACCGTCCGACCCGCGCGGTCGCTACGCGCTGGGCTGGAACGTCGGTAAACGGGACGGCGCGACCGTCCTGGACCACGGCGGTGTCTGGTTCACCTACACCGCAAGACAGCTCGTGATCCCCGAGACCGGGTACGGCTTCGCGGTCATGGCCAACACCGGCATGTCGATGGCCGCCGACGTGCCCTACGACCTCACCGAGGGCCTCATGGCACTGTCCGAAGGCGACCAACCGTCGACGACCGACTCGCCACAGTCCACCAACGACCTCGTCCTGGGGCTGCTGACACTGGCGGCCATCGGCTGGGCGGCGTGGCGGTGGTACCGCAGCGGCGTGTGGGCCAGGCGGCGGGTCGACCGTCCGTTGTGGCGCAACGTGCTGGCGGGTTCGCGGGCGCTGTTCCCGGCGCTGGTGCTGCTGAGCTATCCGTGGCTGGCGGGCCTGGTCGCGGCCGGACGCACCGCGACCTGGACCGAGCACCTCTACGTGTGGTTCCCGATGCTGGTCTGGCTGTCGATCGCGACGCTGGGCGGGCTGCTGGTGACCGGGGTGCGCGCGGTGAGGCTCGTCCGGCTGCGTCGCTCTCGGGCCACGACGTAG
- a CDS encoding response regulator, translated as MIRVLLADDENMVREGVKSILTTDAGIEVVAEAGNGREAVELARAHRPDVALIDIRMPVLDGLGALAELRQAAPATRCVMLTTFDEDEFIARALDAGAAGFLLKASDPRELIIGVRAVADGAAYLSPRVAGRVIAEFDTDRLTRGTGAQRKVAELTPRENEVLGLIASGLSNQEIGRRLHLTEGTVKAHVSAILQRLGVRNRVEAAIIGYQAGLA; from the coding sequence GTGATCCGGGTACTGCTCGCCGACGACGAGAACATGGTCCGCGAAGGCGTCAAGTCCATCCTGACCACCGACGCCGGCATCGAGGTGGTGGCCGAGGCCGGCAACGGCCGCGAAGCCGTCGAACTCGCGCGCGCCCACCGGCCCGACGTGGCGCTCATCGACATCCGGATGCCGGTGCTGGACGGCCTGGGTGCCCTGGCCGAGCTGCGTCAGGCCGCCCCCGCGACCCGCTGCGTCATGTTGACCACCTTCGACGAGGACGAGTTCATCGCGCGGGCCCTCGACGCGGGCGCGGCCGGGTTCCTGCTCAAGGCCAGCGATCCTCGGGAGCTCATCATCGGGGTGCGGGCCGTGGCCGACGGGGCCGCGTACCTGTCGCCCCGGGTGGCCGGACGGGTGATCGCCGAGTTCGACACCGACCGGCTCACCCGTGGCACCGGCGCGCAGCGCAAGGTCGCGGAGCTGACGCCGCGCGAGAACGAGGTACTGGGCCTGATCGCCAGCGGCCTGTCGAACCAGGAGATCGGCCGCAGGCTGCACCTGACCGAGGGGACCGTCAAGGCGCACGTGAGCGCGATCCTGCAACGGCTCGGCGTGCGCAACCGGGTGGAGGCGGCGATCATCGGCTACCAGGCGGGCCTGGCCTGA
- a CDS encoding sensor histidine kinase: MTSKFAILALAGLSAWNGLGFAGSAPGWRVALAVIVVVPAYLAGRRLAGRRDGEFLAVVTALTAASAVVVEWGAATATLCVAVFVALPWLIGRSRQQQARLVTAERERADQLEREQRLVAERARLAERARIAADMHDSLGHSLALIALRAGSLELAQGLSDEHRLAAERLRADAVSATDELRHTIALLRSPGQAAATHPPDEDVTALVERAVEAGMAVTLRHNETEANRLDAEPPIELVSREPEAGGTAGHDAKLAAGQVSQMPEAGGTAGSGSKLAAGQVSQAPGASDTAGQPAAEPRSQRLDGSKAAQPTLVDRAVYRVVQEGLTNAARYAPGSDVEVVVERAADATEVRVTNDAPREVPLSLAGTGQGLTGLRERVELLGGSFAAAGHGRGFRVEARIPHAATPPHGPDTTARQPDDPTDTNGATP; this comes from the coding sequence GTGACCTCGAAGTTCGCGATTCTCGCCCTGGCGGGGCTCAGCGCCTGGAACGGGCTGGGCTTCGCCGGGAGCGCGCCCGGCTGGCGGGTGGCGCTGGCCGTGATCGTGGTGGTGCCCGCGTACCTGGCCGGGCGCCGCCTGGCGGGGCGGCGGGACGGCGAGTTCCTGGCCGTCGTCACCGCGCTGACGGCGGCCAGCGCCGTGGTCGTGGAATGGGGCGCGGCCACCGCGACGCTGTGCGTCGCGGTCTTCGTCGCACTGCCCTGGCTGATCGGCCGGTCCCGGCAGCAGCAGGCCCGGCTGGTGACGGCCGAACGCGAGCGCGCCGACCAGCTGGAACGCGAGCAGCGGCTGGTGGCCGAGCGGGCCCGGCTGGCCGAACGGGCCCGGATCGCGGCCGACATGCACGACTCCCTGGGGCACAGCCTGGCGCTCATCGCGTTGCGGGCGGGTTCGCTGGAGCTGGCCCAGGGGCTGTCGGACGAACACCGGCTCGCGGCCGAACGACTGCGGGCCGACGCGGTGTCGGCCACCGACGAGCTGCGCCACACGATCGCGCTGCTGCGCTCCCCCGGCCAGGCCGCCGCCACCCACCCGCCGGACGAGGACGTCACCGCCCTCGTCGAGCGAGCCGTCGAAGCCGGCATGGCGGTCACGTTGCGGCACAACGAAACCGAGGCGAACCGCCTCGACGCGGAGCCCCCGATCGAGCTGGTGAGCCGGGAGCCGGAGGCGGGCGGGACGGCTGGCCACGATGCGAAGCTCGCGGCTGGGCAGGTGAGCCAAATGCCGGAAGCGGGCGGGACAGCTGGCTCCGGCTCGAAGCTCGCGGCTGGGCAGGTGAGCCAAGCGCCGGGGGCAAGCGACACGGCTGGCCAGCCAGCGGCCGAGCCGAGGAGCCAGCGGCTCGACGGGAGCAAGGCGGCTCAGCCGACGCTGGTGGACCGAGCGGTGTATCGCGTGGTTCAGGAGGGCTTGACCAACGCGGCGCGCTACGCTCCCGGGTCCGATGTGGAGGTCGTCGTGGAGCGGGCCGCCGACGCGACCGAGGTGCGTGTGACCAATGACGCGCCGCGCGAGGTCCCGCTGTCGCTGGCCGGGACCGGTCAGGGACTGACGGGCCTGCGCGAGCGGGTCGAGCTGCTGGGCGGCAGCTTCGCGGCGGCCGGGCACGGGCGCGGCTTCCGCGTCGAGGCTCGCATCCCGCATGCCGCGACACCGCCGCACGGCCCTGACACGACGGCCCGACAGCCCGACGATCCCACCGACACGAACGGAGCCACCCCGTGA
- a CDS encoding sensor histidine kinase: MRIGSKLALILLIPLVALSGVVAVRLVDSTLEALRIGDTARVVELTKTVAETLSALQEERHQMAVQIYGDELNLDEDQRDLRHLDEAVYATDEKLGALKQARETFEGDAEVREQLEQADKPLNRLDRVRSAELDESEEVYLTVYDAAVRRLMRVLDRAVDLVDDAELSRRVRAASLLASADEYSERLRVLILQLPDGKPLAAAYRPFMTLSLSRSQTMSEYRRIGGEAVFEAGGLGGGAARPANSLESTVATSRTDENVDIDHAELMGAYDARHKDTATYVDDTQDSAVTLARSIRDDVVLRVLIETVIVLLTVAVAVMATLWLGRPVIRGLRQLRDSARRIAYEELPTAVKQVSEHEGLAGLTPREFADNTAAPLKTQGAAEIIEVGEAFDDVHHEAIRVAAEQALLRVHIGTMFVRLARRGHSLTGRLTATLDEAERDEQDPNRLQLLFRLDHLVALLGRANDSLLVLGGAAAARVRTSDEKLNDVLTAAQSHTEHYTRINVTTVDEGVWISSTAVEDVVQILAELMDNATQYSRHPTEVIARYLTDRVVIQIRDYGIGIDPQRMSRYNARLGTRAPLDLEAMQSMGLTVVGQLAKRHGIQVRLQPATESSGTTAEVVLPHSILRFARDLTQQRQLSNAAPADATEAPLFRGGLLGIGSGPATVPDAAAGLPVIHFEWQTVHADSSLRAGAALPSRETTYDEVTGLPRRRPRSQLVPGAVAPTHDRPDAPARRDPEAIGATYTAFARGLFGDAGASPTDSRS, from the coding sequence ATGCGCATCGGCTCGAAACTGGCGCTCATCCTGCTGATACCGCTGGTGGCGCTGTCGGGGGTGGTGGCGGTGCGGCTGGTCGACTCGACATTGGAGGCCCTGCGCATCGGCGACACCGCCCGCGTCGTCGAACTGACCAAGACCGTCGCCGAGACCCTGAGCGCGCTACAGGAGGAACGCCACCAGATGGCGGTCCAGATCTACGGCGACGAACTGAACCTCGACGAGGACCAGCGCGACCTGCGGCATCTGGACGAGGCCGTCTACGCCACCGACGAGAAACTCGGCGCGCTGAAACAGGCCCGCGAGACCTTCGAGGGTGACGCCGAGGTCAGGGAACAGCTGGAGCAGGCCGACAAACCGCTCAACCGGCTCGACCGGGTCCGCTCCGCCGAACTCGACGAGTCCGAAGAGGTCTATCTGACCGTCTACGACGCGGCGGTGCGGCGGCTGATGCGGGTGCTCGACCGCGCCGTCGACCTCGTCGACGACGCCGAACTGAGCCGGCGGGTGCGGGCGGCTTCCCTGCTGGCGTCGGCGGACGAGTACTCCGAGCGGCTGCGGGTACTGATCCTGCAACTGCCGGACGGCAAACCGCTGGCGGCGGCCTACCGGCCCTTCATGACGCTGAGCCTGTCGCGGTCGCAGACGATGAGCGAGTACCGGCGCATCGGCGGCGAGGCCGTGTTCGAGGCCGGTGGTCTGGGCGGTGGCGCCGCCCGTCCGGCCAACTCGCTGGAGAGCACCGTGGCCACCAGCCGCACCGACGAGAACGTCGACATCGACCACGCCGAACTCATGGGCGCCTACGACGCCCGGCACAAGGACACCGCCACCTATGTGGACGACACCCAGGACTCCGCGGTGACGCTGGCCCGCTCGATCCGCGACGACGTGGTGCTGCGGGTGCTGATCGAGACCGTGATCGTGCTGCTGACCGTCGCCGTGGCCGTGATGGCGACGCTGTGGCTGGGCCGTCCCGTCATCCGGGGACTGCGGCAGCTGCGCGACTCGGCCCGCCGCATCGCCTACGAGGAACTGCCCACCGCCGTCAAGCAGGTCAGCGAGCACGAGGGCCTGGCGGGCCTGACCCCGCGCGAGTTCGCCGACAACACCGCCGCCCCGCTCAAGACCCAGGGCGCCGCCGAGATCATCGAGGTCGGGGAGGCGTTCGACGACGTCCACCACGAGGCGATCCGGGTGGCCGCCGAACAGGCGCTGCTACGGGTCCACATCGGAACGATGTTCGTCCGGCTCGCCCGGCGCGGCCACTCGCTCACCGGGCGGCTCACCGCCACACTGGACGAAGCCGAGCGCGACGAGCAGGACCCCAACCGGCTGCAACTGCTGTTCCGGCTGGACCACCTGGTGGCACTGCTGGGACGCGCCAACGACAGTCTGCTGGTGCTGGGCGGCGCCGCCGCGGCCCGGGTGCGCACCAGCGACGAGAAACTCAACGACGTCCTGACCGCGGCCCAGTCCCACACCGAGCACTACACCCGCATCAACGTCACCACAGTGGACGAGGGCGTGTGGATCTCCTCGACGGCCGTCGAGGACGTGGTGCAGATCCTGGCCGAACTGATGGACAACGCCACCCAGTACTCGCGCCACCCCACCGAGGTGATCGCGCGCTACCTCACCGACCGGGTCGTGATCCAGATCCGCGACTACGGCATCGGCATCGATCCACAACGGATGTCCCGCTACAACGCCCGACTGGGCACCCGGGCGCCGCTCGACCTGGAGGCGATGCAGTCGATGGGCCTGACCGTGGTCGGGCAACTGGCGAAACGGCACGGCATCCAGGTGCGGCTGCAACCGGCCACCGAGAGCTCCGGCACCACCGCCGAGGTCGTGCTGCCGCACTCGATCCTGCGCTTCGCCCGCGACCTGACGCAGCAGCGGCAGCTCAGCAACGCCGCCCCCGCCGACGCCACGGAGGCGCCACTGTTCCGGGGCGGCCTGCTGGGCATCGGCAGCGGACCCGCCACCGTCCCCGACGCCGCGGCCGGGCTGCCGGTCATCCACTTCGAATGGCAGACGGTGCACGCCGACAGCTCGCTGCGCGCCGGCGCCGCGCTGCCCAGCCGGGAGACCACCTACGACGAGGTCACCGGGCTGCCCCGCCGACGCCCGCGATCCCAGCTGGTTCCCGGCGCGGTGGCACCGACCCACGACCGTCCCGACGCGCCCGCCCGGCGCGACCCCGAAGCGATCGGCGCCACCTACACCGCCTTCGCCCGGGGACTGTTCGGTGACGCCGGCGCTTCGCCCACAGACTCAAGGAGCTAA
- a CDS encoding ABC transporter ATP-binding protein, with protein MSDELLRVDGLHVSYGRVRAVRDVSFTAPRGELISLVGANGAGKSSVLGAVSGLVRPKSGTVHYDGANITRWPAHRRVAAGMVLVPEGRQILTTLTVAENLLLGGWRRRRAAATIAEMYELFPVLAQRRDLSAGTLSGGEQQMLAIARAMVAQPRVLLMDEPSMGLSPKLVDEVFRVIETIRATGVTIVLVEQNARRALRAADTGYVLETGVVSHSGPAPRLLADRRVVDAYLGG; from the coding sequence ATGTCCGATGAACTGCTGCGAGTGGACGGTCTGCACGTCTCCTACGGACGGGTGCGGGCGGTGCGCGACGTGTCGTTCACCGCCCCGCGCGGCGAGCTGATCAGCCTGGTCGGCGCCAACGGCGCGGGCAAGTCCTCGGTGCTGGGCGCGGTCTCGGGACTGGTGCGTCCGAAGTCCGGGACCGTCCACTATGACGGCGCGAACATCACCCGCTGGCCCGCGCACCGGCGGGTCGCCGCCGGAATGGTGCTGGTGCCCGAGGGCCGACAGATCCTCACCACCCTCACGGTCGCCGAGAACCTGCTGCTCGGCGGCTGGCGGCGACGCCGCGCCGCGGCCACCATCGCCGAGATGTACGAGCTGTTCCCGGTGCTGGCGCAGCGCCGCGACCTGTCGGCGGGGACGCTTTCCGGTGGGGAGCAACAGATGCTGGCCATCGCCCGCGCGATGGTCGCGCAGCCGCGGGTGCTGCTCATGGACGAACCGTCCATGGGGCTGTCGCCCAAACTCGTCGACGAGGTGTTCCGGGTGATCGAGACGATCCGGGCCACCGGAGTGACCATTGTGCTCGTCGAGCAGAACGCCCGGCGGGCGCTGCGCGCCGCGGATACCGGATATGTCCTGGAAACCGGGGTCGTCTCGCATTCGGGACCGGCACCCCGGTTGCTAGCCGATCGGCGGGTAGTTGACGCCTATTTGGGGGGTTGA
- a CDS encoding serine hydrolase domain-containing protein: MTNDRAALREALEWGVEQGAPSVAVQVSDADGTWFDAVGKSDLVTGAEREPGEQLHTGSISKAFTAVAALNLAAEGRLSLDDTVEKWLPGTANGNGYDGSTITLRHLLNNTSGLFATGMAVEVQNRYNKRSAFDKHRHDVWEIDDVLKLAVSEPPVGEPGEKFWYSNGGFGFAGAIIERASGASLESEVERAVRPLGLANTFMRERADEGYRGPHPKAYSKLFVKEGVRPEDVTAENWQSMMEGPELEPFDTTDVNTSGGYGAANVVSNFDDLLVFYKALITGSLLPQEQNAELWNTVSTKGGYWMLNSRYGLGVCELTLSDGQKVRGGGGQSFGTITLVLGSPDGERMVAMHTNNDWLTFPVFDRITEAVFGANGIGLEG, from the coding sequence ATGACCAACGACCGAGCCGCACTGCGGGAAGCACTGGAATGGGGAGTCGAACAGGGAGCGCCCAGCGTCGCGGTGCAGGTCAGTGACGCAGACGGGACCTGGTTCGACGCGGTCGGCAAGAGCGACCTGGTCACGGGCGCGGAACGGGAACCGGGGGAGCAGCTGCACACCGGCAGCATCTCCAAGGCCTTCACCGCCGTCGCGGCGCTGAACCTGGCCGCCGAGGGCAGGCTCAGCCTCGACGACACCGTCGAGAAGTGGCTGCCCGGCACCGCGAACGGCAACGGCTACGACGGTTCGACGATCACACTGCGGCACCTGCTGAACAACACCAGCGGCCTGTTCGCGACCGGCATGGCCGTGGAGGTCCAGAACCGCTACAACAAACGCTCGGCCTTCGACAAGCACCGCCACGACGTGTGGGAGATCGACGACGTGCTGAAGCTGGCGGTCTCCGAGCCGCCGGTCGGCGAACCGGGCGAGAAGTTCTGGTACTCCAACGGCGGCTTCGGTTTCGCCGGGGCGATCATCGAGAGGGCCAGCGGTGCCAGCCTCGAATCCGAAGTGGAGCGCGCGGTGCGTCCGCTGGGCCTGGCCAACACCTTCATGCGCGAACGCGCCGACGAGGGCTACCGGGGCCCGCACCCCAAGGCGTACTCGAAGCTGTTCGTGAAGGAGGGGGTGCGGCCCGAGGACGTCACCGCCGAGAACTGGCAGTCCATGATGGAAGGACCGGAGCTGGAGCCGTTCGACACCACCGACGTCAACACCTCCGGTGGCTACGGGGCCGCCAACGTCGTGTCGAACTTCGACGACCTGCTGGTGTTCTACAAGGCGCTGATCACCGGCAGCCTGCTGCCGCAGGAGCAGAACGCGGAGCTGTGGAACACGGTGTCGACCAAGGGCGGGTACTGGATGCTCAACTCCCGCTACGGGCTGGGCGTGTGCGAGCTGACGTTGTCGGACGGGCAGAAGGTCCGCGGCGGCGGCGGTCAGAGCTTCGGCACCATCACGCTGGTACTGGGTTCGCCGGACGGGGAGCGCATGGTGGCCATGCACACCAACAACGACTGGCTGACCTTCCCGGTCTTCGACCGGATCACCGAGGCCGTGTTCGGCGCGAACGGGATCGGCCTGGAGGGTTGA